The Candidatus Mycolicibacterium alkanivorans genome contains a region encoding:
- a CDS encoding VOC family protein, with protein sequence MATRDKEATARYFSEVLGLDEALKLGEFAVLKVSGDTTLDFRDTDADDFDRLHYAFLVTEAEFDEIFGRIRERGIEYWSDPMHQDAGHINNWDDGRGVYFDDPNGHRLEIITRPYGSGGTEAQHPHPLVAPTISNTDGRNDFH encoded by the coding sequence GTGGCGACCCGTGACAAGGAAGCGACTGCCAGGTACTTCAGTGAGGTTCTGGGATTGGACGAGGCGCTCAAACTCGGTGAGTTTGCAGTGCTCAAGGTCAGTGGTGACACCACCCTAGACTTCCGCGACACCGACGCCGATGACTTCGACCGCCTGCACTACGCCTTCCTCGTGACCGAGGCGGAGTTCGATGAGATCTTCGGGCGGATTCGCGAGCGTGGCATCGAATACTGGTCCGACCCGATGCACCAGGATGCTGGTCACATCAACAACTGGGACGACGGCCGCGGGGTGTACTTCGACGATCCCAACGGACATCGTCTCGAGATCATCACCCGCCCGTACGGCAGCGGGGGCACCGAGGCGCAACATCCACATCCGTTGGTGGCCCCGACCATAAGTAATACGGATGGCCGCAATGATTTTCACTGA